The nucleotide sequence tgacctgccaccccctgtgctcactgatcagCGTTGTCTCCTGGTCAAAGCAGCAGCTTAATTTTCGAAATCTCATCCATGTTTTGAAATCCTTCCAGGACCctttctctgtaatcttctccagcccgaGAACCCCGATATCTacgttcctctaattctggcctcctgaACATCCCTGACGGTAATCGCGTCCACCATGGATGGCCACACCTTCACCTGGCTACACCCaaagctctggaataccctcccgaAATATCTCCACCTCGCTTCCTTTAAGACCCTTGACCAAACTTTTGGCCATGTGACATAATAGCTCCCTCAGTATCAATATCAATGTTGTTTTATGCTGCTCCCTATGAAGCGCTTTGGGACATTAAAACAGAAGCTGTTGCTAGTGTTCTCATTTGCTCAGAGCGCAAGGATTTGCAACATCCTCATGGGGGTCAGAGGAAAaagaaggaacttgcatttatatggcgcctttcatgatctcaggacgTTTCCAAGTGTTttccaaccaatgaagtactttcttAAAATGCGGCTATGATGTAAAGgaaatgcacagcaagctcccacaaacggcaCTGTGATGAGTGACCAGACCACAGGCGTTTACTGAACTGTCAGTTTGTGCACATCACATAATGTATTGCTCAAGTCATAAGCAGGCTGTCTCCTTCACATTGGGGATCGAAGGAAGGTGTTTGTGGTGAATATTGACAGAGACTAATCCAAGTTTGGAGGTGTCGGATTTGCTCAATCAAGCTGGAAGCCCCTGGGGTACTGACCTTGGTGTGGGTGTAAACATAACCATCTGGGTTCACCAGAATCTCCATGTAAATGTCCATCTTCCTCAGCAGTGCGGTGATGAAGGGATCCCGGCCATAGTCACCGGTGAtctggaaaatgaaaatgaaaattgcttattgtcacaagtaggcttcaatgaagttactgtgaaaagcccctagtcgccacattccggcgcctgtccagggaggctgggacgggaatcgaaccgtgctgctggcctgcttggtctgctttaaaagccagcgatttagcccagtgagctaaaccagctcacaaGTTTGATCCCCGCTCTTTTCCTCAGTGTTGCTCAGGACTGGGTTCACGTTTGGCAGATTTGAGCAGCCGTGCATCATTCAGGGATCAAACCCGGCGAGTTCAGGTTGGCACATCTCAGTAACACCCCCCCAGGAACCTACACTGCCATCCAGCACAGTGCTCACAAACCCTGTTTGCCTCCTGATAGTggatgaaacaaaagagaaataaAAGCAAGTGAGAGAAGAGAAAAACAAAGTGAGAGAAACCAATAGAGAGAGGTAGACTGAGGGAGATAAAGAGTAGAGAGGGAGACGGGGAATGAGATAGAACAGGTCACACATAGCAAGATAGTGAACGAGCAAGCTGGATGAGAGAGCCAGAACAAGCCACAAATAAAGAGGTAGAATGAGTGAGACAGAGTAAAATGAAGAGAAAGAAAATTAAATGGGGGTAAAAACCGATAAAGAGAGTGAGACAGAATAGGAAACAGTTAAACCCAGGGGGTGGAATCAGCTACCCTGCCACCAAGGTCTGTCAATCGCTGAGGCTGACTCTACTGCCTCCCTGCTACCTCCCTTCCCCAGGGTCCTGAGGCCAACCGTCCCTCCCCGTCCACCTCATGACTCCTCCCACCTCCAAGTATTGAGGTCAGCGAACCGAGCACAGAGCAGGAATGGACTCCAGACCTGGCTCAGTTTGATCGAGGATTGGCTGTTAACCACGTCTAACACGTCCActgagtgtgtgtttgtttaCCTTCTTCGCCATCCAGATCGCGCTGGCGGGGGAGACCCACTCACGGGCATGGATCCCGCTGTCAATCCAGATCGCTGGGCGCCCAGTTCCACCGGTGCTGAACTGTCAAAGTGAATGGGATATGGTTACGAGGAGGAACACGGCCCTGAACAAAAGGGCAGATTTCCCTCCTTGGAACTTAGGAGGCTTAAAGCTTCGTCTGGGCAAAGCAGAGAGGAAACTGAGAGCATAACTCCAACAGAATCTGCCTGATTTTCCATCAAAGGGACCAAATACCAGGGGGCCAGGCTCTGTGACTGGATCGAGTCAAATTTCCCCACCGTACCCAAGCAATAATTTCTACCACAAAAGCTAATGAGGAAAGTTAGTCCTCATGGAAACACATCCTTCAATCATAGTGCATTTACCAGCTGATTCCCAGTGTGCCACATATAATATTGGTGAAGGATTAACAAAAGTTGGTTTAACTGGACGAGGTGGTAAAATCTCCAGGAATTTGTCCAGCGTTGCCAACCCTACAGCCCGTGTCTGATCCACTCAAATTGTTTTGTCTGCTTTGGTGTTGAGTTAAATCCCACCAACGGGAGAAGATTCTTCTTCTTTCTGTGAGGACTGAACAAGCTTGTTTTGGGCTTTGGGGACTCTACTGACTAAGCCAGGACCTGGAACAAAGGCCCAGGTTTGGGCCTGGGATGACAACCAAGCCAGTGATGGCTCCACATGGCCAGCTGGGCCCAAGCCCCCTGGTGGGGTTAGAACTGCCCAATGATCCTCACAGCTCGGAGAAAGATTCAACTTTCAACCCCTCCTTTCCGACTGGCTGTAAAGAACTCAGTGGTAAGAGGCCTATGAATAATTAGTCCCTAATTACAATCTTTTCCATACCTTTAACACATAGAGTGGGCGGCCTTCAAACGATGTCCCAATCTGTTGCTTCTCTACCAGTCCTGGAAACTCAACAGCAAGACTGTCCATCCAACTGTAGATCTGGGGCAAAGGTTAAAGATAAATCAAAACATTGCAGGCGAACATTTCTGTGAAGAGGGACAGGAGGGGAACGGGTGCATGAAAGGAAGTTGGTGATTGTAAAAACTCCAGCAATGGTTATATACACTAACCACTCGAGCTAGCCCTGGTCATACTCACTAACAGTCCAACTAATAATTGACAATTCAGATCTGTCATAACAGCTAAGGTAAGTGGTTGGGCATGTCTAATGAGATTAAGGTTTGATGAGATGTCTCCACTCTGTGGAGGAGAGTGAGTGAAAGGTCTGTGGTGGGAGGGAGTCTGAGGGTCCACTGTTCTTTCCTTCTGCTTGTCCCTGTCCCACCCTCGCTTATACTTTCATCGACCGTACCTGGATGGCCTTCACACAGTGACCAAGAGCATCAAGAGCTGGTTGATGCCAGGTTTATATCCACCTGgatgtgtgacccccccccccccccccccccccatccccacacacaagcCCCCAACCTTACATCACAGTGTTGTCAGAACAAGTGGAGAAATGTGATGTAACACCTTCCCCGAGTGCATACCTCGTCTAGAGTGTGGTAGGTGCCGTAGTTGAAGGAGGAGGTGGTACGTTCCATCATGGTCACTTGCTCCATTTTGGCTTTCTCATCATCAACTAGCACCTAAAGGTAAGACGTGGCTTTGTAAAGAACTTATCGCTCTCTCGgctcatcccaaagtgcttcacatagATATTTGTCAGCTGTTGTCACTTTTGTAATGCAGGGAAATACAACAGGCTGTTAGTGCTCAGCGAGATCCCATAACCAGCAAATAGgtaaatgaccagttaatctgttttagtgatgttgggtgGGAAGACTGGTATCGTTAATAGTCGTTTTTGTTTCCATTtatttctcccttcccctcccccctcagcaggTTACCTAATGCTGCagccatcacaaaccaactgttctTGTCTAATTTTGTTCTTATCTGGCACTTCCGACATCCTCTCAGGCACATCTACACACATACACCCCTCTAGTCACATAAATACATACCCCATATACCCCAAACAAATACCCCCCAATCATATATACTCACATACAACCCCAAGcacatcatacacacacacccctccactgaTGTAATCAAGTATCCTAAATACCTCCAAACACACAACCCTACTCACATACACAACCAAACATGCATTCCATCCACACACAAATATGCCACCACGATGGATCCCTTTCATACTCACCCAAACAAACACAAATCtgctcacatttttaaaaatgttattccaTTCTCAGCGTTACAAACCAACACGCAGAATGGACAGGACGCACCCCTACATACCTCCAACTGTCCACCCATTCACGTATGCATACGCCAACAAGCACACACAACCCCGTGCACTCTCCAGTTTGCATACCTTCATACACATGGTCATACTCACATATGGGTCGTAGGCATACCTTACGCTCTACACTCACACACGAGTgcagacagtcacacacacaccaccaacaCATTCATAGGCCCTCACACACAGCCCATATCCACAGCCACTTGCACAGACTCCTACACATCCCATTCATTTACATGCCCAGCAAGGACTCCTAGAATAAAATTAAGAATGGGAAACCAGGCCAAATATCTCCCTCGCCGGTCCAAGAAACCGGGCCCAATTGTCGCCCCTCCAACTGGATTAGTTTGGTGTCTTTACCTGCAGGTCTTCGATCATCACTGAATACTGAATACCATTGTGCTCCAGAAACACTTTGAAAGACTGAAGACTGTTCTCTGGGACATGGACATCTATAATGAGGTCAGACTTGACTGGACGGCGCCATATATCaagctggagagagagggagaggaaaatTATGGTTAAATTTAACATATAGAATATATTCTGCACTACATTATATAATATAGGCTGCATTTCCAGGTAAAAACCTGCCGACTAGTGTACAGCATAATACAGCATCTGGTGTTCTCATTGGAAGCAGGATTTTTCCCAAAAACCAGATGTTCCCGCACAATGTTTCTGGTCACTGTGTGTAATATGTTGGCTCCCTCTCAATGGTAAGCTGCTGAATATACTGTGGGAGCCTTCACACTGTACGTTGTCTGAACCCAGTTTTATTTTACTTCAGATGGCAGGAAATATAACAGGAAGGAAAATCAATGAGTTACTGATCAAACCCATCACATACCTTGACAGGGTTTGCCAGCTCCTCCCCCGCACAGCATGTTTTGCGACAGTGGAGGCGCCGcaacagtgggatcttctggcccaGCTGCTACCAATGGTTTTCCCATTGTTCCCATCCTCCGCCCCCAGGGAATccacagcgaggggggggggggggggggggggggtgccttcggctggactggaagatcccacccgcgggaacagctggaaaatgaGTTTTCACATCCCTCCATGGTCCTGGCCGCCCTACCCGTGTAATCCCCTCTAACCCCACAGCCCTCTGCACTCCTCTCAttctggcctcttttgctccACCAATGATGGCTGTGCCTTCAAGTTGCCTtggtcctaagctctggaatttccttcctacacctctccgcctctctcactcgctcccctcctttaagacactccttaaaatcttCCTCTCTGACCAAGCCATTGGTCagttgacctaatatctccttgttTGGCTTGGTGCTGTactttgtttgataatgcacctGTGAAGGTTATTTCATCACGGTAAAGGCACTACAGGcaaactaaatttttaaaaaaggggagaaaGTCATTTATTGGCCCAGAGCCTGAGCTTTACAGGCGGTTAGATCTGCTCTGTGCTCCCGGCAGTCTGTTAGTAGCTACAAAACCTCATTGCTGTTGAGCCCAGTGTGAGTGGCAGTCTTAAAGGGACAGGACAAATTAACATGGCAACATTCCAATGATGATGCAGACTTTGGTCCATCTTTGAGCAATGCCATGGGCTCTCCACTGATAGAAGGGTTCCCATGTGTTTGGAGCTCCCTCTGTAGCCTATGGTGAGAGGTGCAATTTTACAATTTGACTCACCTGGAGATGCTCCTGATCCTCCAAGGACATCACTAGGCTCATCTGTTCTTCATCTCTGGGCGTAATCCGGAAGACCTGATCCCTGTAAGAAGACCAGTATTAGTACCGGTGTTATATTTTGGGGTTTTTGGTTAATTATTAAGAGAGAAAAAAACTTGCATATTTATAGCATCCTTTCCTGGCCTCGGGATGACCCACAGCAAGGTACTTTAcggtgtagtcactgttgaaatgtagcAAACTGCAGTCAATTTGCCAGCaaagttccacaaacagcaatgaggtaaatgaccagataatctgttgcaATAATGTTGGCTGTGGGATAAAGCACCTATCTattttcatcccattttccagactTGGTCTGCAGCCTGTGGTGTCTCAAAGTCAGGCGTGAGATCTAACAGACATTACCAGTTCATGGGAAGAGATATGAAGCGGGAAGGGTATAGAGGCCGATAATCAGGTTGCCAGAGACCGCAGGCCATTAAATAAGTGACATTGTATCAGGCAATCGGTGCATTTTCAGGGAAAGGTTCAGACTATTTCCATCCATATTACGAAGATAcctatgaacatatgaattaggagcaggagtagccactcggcccctcgagactgttcAGCCATTCagtaacatcatggctgatctgattgtaacttcgaCCCCACATTACTGCCTatgcccaataacctttcaccctttgTGAATCGAGAATCTATTCCTGCCTTAAAAAGATTCAAAGActctgggcccgattctccgctcccatgccgggtgggagaatcgcgggagggctgctctggcaccccccacgattctcccaccccccccaaaatggcgtgtcgcaaaacgcgacacgctgctcggagaatcgcgggccgccgtttttcatggcggcccgcgattctccgacccggatgggccgagcggcctgccgttcccaactggttcacgccggcggcaaccacacctggccgctgccggcgtgaacatggcgccgacagctgttttgtggcttgtggggggcggagaggggaatgagcaccacgaccgtgcttgggaggggactggcccgcgatcggtgcccaccaatcgtcgggccggcgtctcaaagggacgcattctttcccctccgccgccccacaagatcaagccgccatgtcttgcggggcagcggaggggaagactgttggaaccaacaattctacggacacgtgtttGTAGGATTAGAaaagcagttttaatatactcacaacagagccagcctattagccattgaacgttcggtgaactggctggctgaccatgtggcactgatctttatacagcagcttccgggggaggagtcctgggcagagccaagggagaagccccatacaactcgagcattcccagagctactccccctggaggacaggtagtgcaactgcacttacaatatagacacatgtatatacagattataatccggtgtgaatcacattcaccatattcaccccctgtgaaaaaaatcgagtccagaggggatggtggctcacagagttagtctgtccggtggatgaattgttcttttcgatctgcggagcaccggggttgcagcctcttgcggtggctgggtgggtgttgagagctggggtacgatggcagactccggggcgggtctcgtccgaactttatacacctctggttcgaccggagactgggggcgctgggggcgggctggttctggcgcgtggaaccggtggggtgagcttgcggaatcgggggcgcgagggggcggcagcatagggaacggggtaaggggttcctcagcgggggtaggggtggggctggatccagcgggtgccaggtcccgaagggatactgtgtcctggcgaccgtccgggaactccacgaatgcgtactgggggttggaatggaggaagtgcaccttttcaacaagtggGTCatttttgtgccccctgacgtgcttcctcaggaggaccgggcctggtgtcctcagccacgccggaagtgagactcccgtggtagtgcccctagaaaaaatgaagagtcgctcgtgaggggtttgatttgtaactgtacagaggagggatctgattgcgtggaacgcgtctgggaggacttcttgccattgggagacttggagttttctagaccggagggtcagtaggatggtcttccagaccgtcgcgttctccctctccacctgcccgttccccctggggttgtagctggtagtcctgctcgaggcgatgcctttgtcaagcaggtactgacgcagctcgtcgctcataaaggacgaaccccggtcgctgcgcacgtagctggggaaaccgaacagggtgaagacattatgcagggccctaatgactgtgtgggaggtcatatcagggcatggaatggcaaaagggaatcgggagaactcgtcgatgatgttgaggaaataaatgttcttgttagtggaggggagtggccctttgaaatcgatcgcaaggcattcaaagggcctagaagccttgaccaggtgagccctgtctggtctatagaagtgcggtttgcactccgcacagatcgggcagtccctggtgaccgcttttacctcctcgttggagaaaggcaggtttcgggctctggtgtagtgggcaagccgggtgacccctggatggcagaggtccatgtggatggctttcagacagctgatctgtgcgctggcgcatgtcccgcggaatagggcatccgagggctcgttgagcttccccggtcgatatttaatatcgtaactataggtggagagttcgatcctccaccgaaggatattatcattttttattttgcccctttgtgagttgtcaaacataaaggcaaccgatcgttggtcggtgatgagggtgaacctcctacctgcgaggtagtgcctccagtgacgaacagcctccacgatggcttgtgcttccttctcgactgaggagtgtcagagttctgaagcggatagggtacgggagaaaaatgcaacgggcctccctgcctgatttaaagtggctgctagaactacctctgaggcgtcgctctcaacctgaaagggagtggattcatccaccgcccgcatgactgctttggcgatgtcctccttgatgcagctgaaggcctggcgcgcctcagcagacaggggaaatcgtgtggccttaaagagtgggtgggctttgtccgcatattgagggacccactgggcgtagtatgagaagaaccccaagcaccgtttgagggccttggggcaatgagggagggggagttctaagagggggcatgcggtctgggtctgggcccaggactccattctccacgacgtagccgaggatggccagtctatttgtgcggaaaacgcatttctccttgttataagtgagatttaatttcttttctttttaatggacaattttattgaggtagtttttggctttgtaagcATTTACAGAcaccaacagaaagaaagcaaaaaaggcaaaaatgtgcaaacatccatgtactttcaatacttcaattgtaacatactgcacaagcccactcctctcccaccggtactacccgccatactttccctcctactctactctactctaccccgccccccctaccccccaccccctgctgacgctcactctcccgcaaagatgtcaataaatggttgccacctccgggcgaacccctgtacagatcccctcaaggcgaacttaattttttccatacccaggaaactcgacatgtccgcaagccacaactcagtcttcgggggctttgagtccctccacgccaatagtattcgtcgccgggctatcagggaagcaaaggccaaaacatcggcctctttctcctcctggactcccgggtcttccgaaaccccaaaaattgccacccctggacccatcgccacccttgtttttagcacccgggacatgatccccgcaaatccctcccagtgccccctaagcttagggcatgcccaaaatatgtgaacgtggttcgctggtcctcccgcgcacctagcgcatttgtcctctatcccaaagaatttgctcatccgaccCACCGTCACatgggcccggtgaatgaccttaaattggatcagcccgagcctggcacatgtcgcggtcgaatttaccctactcagggcctctgcccacagcccgtcctccatttccccgcctagctcttcctcccgtttaagtttcagttcctccgtctgggacccttcctccctcatgagcaccttataaatacccgagactctaccctccccttcttcccccctagagactattctgtctaggatccccattggcgggaggcgtgggaaagatgggacctgtctacgaacaaagtcccgcaactgtaggtacctaaaatcatttccccttaccagcccaaatttctcctccaagctcctcaaactcgcaaagctcccttccaggaacatatcgcccacccttcccacccccgcccgccgccatgctcgaaaccccccatccatactcccgggggcaaaccgatggttgtcacagattggcgcccaaaccgacgcccccgtctcccctacatgcctcctccactcgcccagacaaagctcatgatcatcctgttaactcttttgaagaaggactgtggaacaaagatcgggaggcactgaaaaacaaacagaaatctagggaggattgtcatctttacagtctgcaccctccctgccagcgacagcgggagtgcatcccatctccgaaactctcccttcatttgctccaccaccctggccaaatttaacttgtgcagcctgccccagtctcgtgccacctggattcccaaataccggaaattttcctcaaccagcctaaacggtagccctctcaatctgttctcctggccccttgcctggaccacaaacatttcactcttggccgtatttaatttgtatcctgaaaactggccgaacttcctcagcattcccagtatacttcccatcccggccactgggtccgacatgtacaggagcaggtcgtctgcgtaaagagagaccctatgttctacccctcactatccccttccatccctctgcggctctcagcgcaatcgccagcggctctatggccagcgcaaacagcagcagggagagcgggcagccctgtctggtccctcggtacaatctaaagtactccgacacttctctgttagtcctgacgctggccctcggggcctgatatcctctccctgagtaaaacctcccccggggactccgcgtgctcttcatctatctgacccatttccctgaccaatctatccatctctgtcctgtctgccttggctctgtgggccccaattgaaatcagatcCCCCccacactactgcctttagcgcctcccacagggtcgccgctgagacctcccccgtgtcattcacctgcaagtaattttgcatacgcctccgaagcctctcacagatcccctcctccgacagcagtcccacgtctagcctccattgcgggcgttggtagctcgctcccccaatctgcaggtctacccaatgcggggcatggtctgagatagtaattgccgaatactccgtgttctttacctcccctatacaatccctgcttagtacgaagaaatctatcctagaatatactttatggacgtgcgagtaaaacgagtagcctcttcctgtcggctgtctatctctccaggggtccactgcccccatttgctccataaaccctttcagctcccttgccattgctgggagtctacccgttctgggacacgaccgatccaaagtcgggtcaaggaccatgttaaagtcctccccccccattattagcctgcgagagtccgggatcttccccagcactcttttaatgaagtccacgtcatcccagttcggggcatatatattcaccagcaccactcttctcccctccagtctgccccataccatcaggtatctgccccccctgtctgcggatatgccctccgcctcaaattgcacccgcttgttgatcatgattgccacccccctggacttcgagtccaagtccgagtggaagacctggctagtccagcccttccttagcctggtctggtctgacactttcagctgtgtctcctgcaacataattatgtccgccctcagagcccgcaagtgcgcgagcacccgcgccctcttaaccggcccattcagtcccttgacattccaggtgatcagtctggtcgggggcacaacccacccccccccactacgcCGGTCAGCcgtagcctttctcgggccggcccccggcccgtgcgtcgcgccattcctggcccgccctatagctgcctccaccctcagcctcctttccagtgcctatttcaagtccctcccacgtcagcagaacaacccccccccctaaccacatCCCctaatacccccacccctgccatccactggctgtgatctcccccccccacctgactcccttgactagccaatctgctagcccggtgactcaacactcgggagcgacaccccattgtttccccgtcctcctccccactccccggcgccccatccccctctccaacccactggagcaaactcactggcacaggaaggcatgaacatcatcaaaccaaaaaaaaaccccaccccccaacccacgtccttggcccccccttgctgaccggccccacttcgttaccgtgccggctccagtgtcctccgcgagctgcacaaaaagtacaaatcctcccaaaaaggaaaaaacagaaaaatgaggaaaaaacaaaaacatgagaaaaaaaaaccccaaaccaatgtccacaaacaaaggaaagagtcccaaatgttccgcttggcccctttgacccagcaaaccgttgaacagcagtccaggcccattcggcgtaccttcccacggtaatcctcgggccctaattcgcgtccgtggggcctcttttcgggaccggcccctgatccctcgcaaagtccatcgctttttcaggctcggagaagtaatggtgttgaccctggtgcgtgacccataaacgagccgggaacagcagaccaaacttcacgtgcttcttgaacagcacctccttgacattcttaaaggctgctcgccgccgagccacctcctggcttaggtcctggtaaatgtggagaacactgttgttccacgtgctgctcctggcgctctttgcccaccgcagcacccgctccttgtccacgaacctgtggaacctaatcaccatcggggggggggggggggggggggggggcacccggccgcccctgcctctcctgcactctgtgtgccccctccagctccggcggtcgtggaaaggcttcggcccccatcagctgcatcaataggtctgctacaaatgctgcggcatcagctccctcagccccctccgggaggccgaccatcctcaggttgttcctgcggactctattctccagctcctccactctgtccagcagtcttctctgccgctctttcagcccgTCAACCTCTAGCGCcacaaccgtctgcgcatccgcctgctcctccaccccctctcccagctccttaactttaacatcttgcgcatccagcctctggttcagctgatccaccactttctggattgggtccaagttgtcccgcttcagcgcttcaaaactggacttcattacctggagcatgttatccagcgcttgctggattgctgagtccggggtccgtgtgtccgccatcttca is from Scyliorhinus canicula chromosome 11, sScyCan1.1, whole genome shotgun sequence and encodes:
- the LOC119973680 gene encoding carboxypeptidase A1-like, giving the protein MRTPLVFVALLVAINAQRGFEGDQVFRITPRDEEQMSLVMSLEDQEHLQLDIWRRPVKSDLIIDVHVPENSLQSFKVFLEHNGIQYSVMIEDLQVLVDDEKAKMEQVTMMERTTSSFNYGTYHTLDEIYSWMDSLAVEFPGLVEKQQIGTSFEGRPLYVLKFSTGGTGRPAIWIDSGIHAREWVSPASAIWMAKKITGDYGRDPFITALLRKMDIYMEILVNPDGYVYTHTKNRMWRKTRSLIPGKKCVGVDANRNFDAGFGGPGTSNNPCMETYRGPYPNSEPEVAAIVNFVQSHRNIKSFITIHSYSQLLMFPFGYKCVPPADYQELEALAKSAVSSLTTLYGTRYKIGSICEAIYQASGGSIDWTYNQGIKYSFAFELRDTGRYGFMLPTRLILPTAQETWLAMKTIMEHVSNRS